ctcatcatatagtatttccaaaagtcaagatttttctgcctgtagttggctcagatcttgacatggtccaggtcaagtctaaagtcagtcggatgaaatgtgtaggagaagtgggcaaaagtatgccccctgaaaatgtgcaaaaatcgtcaaaaatgggacattcaaaaattcatagctcacttcctgttcattttagcacatgggtccaagagacttttttgtaggtcttggactccctcatacacctaaaaattttcgtagatcttgcttaaacgtacaatcggggctgcttcgttaaagatttctagggggcgctattgagtcatttttgtaaaaataggacaatacatgataaaatattgctcattttgccaggccagatgtgtgtgccaagtttcatgagtttctgcgcatgtttagaccatcaaaactagcgttgttttcttggcgaacagtgcttagccacgcccacagcgattcgcgaaaactcacaaacttcgtgttgtgacatcatgaaggccgaaacccccatctgagcaaatatgaggttggtccagttaacgtgtttggagaaaaatgtacaagaaaattcgtaagaaaaaaaattgccactaggtggcgctatcagttagatgaaatataagttcgtagatgtctttagggctggactctcatcaaatgtgtgaaattttgagaagataggatcatctcggtcaagttcatgcagcttttattgtcacgaaaaatcttcagactttgcgtcaccgtagcggccacgccctttggcgaaaagttacaatattcggtgtggggcatcatcaacatcttaaggcttttctgaccaattttcaactggatcccttcaacgagctcagcacagtagctaaaaacataaagtatgacatttattgtaaccactaggtggcgctatatgtataactgaattttttcatataggtgttttcaggccgtgactattacgttgcctgagaagtttgagattttttggagcttgtacatgggagttattcagcatttgctctttctggacaaatgaaattttaaaggcaatatttgatgccccgcccccgtcatatagtatttcgaaaacgcaagattttttgcctagtttttctcttaagtcttgagatgataaatgccaagtttaaagtcaatgggatgaaaaatgtttgcatagggggaaaaagcatgaccacagtgaatgtgccaaaataggccaaaattggacattaaaaaattcatagctcacttcctgtacattttaggaaatggcttccactgacttttttgtgcgtctcgtagtgctacacgtgcctgccaattttcgtagctctagctcaaacgggccgggattggtttttatttttctacgctaggtggcgctatagagtcgcgttgttatgacaactacataataacaaatttttcgccgggcccgaagagactgcaaagtttggtgagttttcgtaaatatttaggccctcaaaaatgcgatcgtttacggagaagaagaagaagaagaataataataattcttacaaaaacaagagggacctcgcagcggtcgctgctcgggccctaataataataatccgatcgaaaaacaatagggacctcgcagcggtagctgctcgggccctaataataataataataataataataataataataataatttttacaaaaacaatagggacctcgcagcggtcgctgctcgggccctaataataatttttacaaaaacaatagggacctcgcagcggtcgctgctcgggccctaataagccATGAACtttagtccttttttttttttttttcctgcttaatCTGTTTATGGAAATTTTCATGTTCAGAAAATTCCACAAAGATGGCAGCCATATGTCACAttaataaatctgttttttttttgtttttttttgttttttaactttttctGCATGTCCCCTCCCCCCGCGTGTCGTCCAGAATACGCGCAGGTGATAAAAATGTTGGGGAACGGCCGTCTGGAGGCCATGTGCTTCGACGGCACCAAGCGGCTCTGCCACATCCGAGGAAAGCTCCGGAAAAaggtacacacacgcacatgcacgagGCAGGTGTAAACGCTGAGTCCGCGTCCTTGCGTGACCCCACTTGCTGCTCACGGGTCATTGAGTTCGTCACGTGACGCGCGCTGCGCTCTTCCAGGTGTGGATCAACACATCGGACATCATCCTGGTGGGCCTGAGAGAATATCAGGTGACGGccgccattatttttttattttttattttttattttttatttttaaatgcgccCGCCGGAGCCCCTCCCTCGATTTGACGGCCGCTTTTGTGCTTGCTTGCAGGACAACAAGGCCGACGTCATCCTCAAGTACAACGCGGACGAGGCGCGCAGTCTGAAAGCATACGGCGAGCTGCCCGAGCACGGTCAGATCATAAATAGAATATCATCAAAATAAACAATGAAAACCAAAATCTTGTTTACAAGTCATTGgttttcattgtcattttatATACCtgattaatttttctttttgtttgtctttctaGCCAAAATCAACGAAACGGACACCTTTGGTCCCGGAGATGACGACGAGATCCAGTTTGACGACATTGGCGATGACGATGAAGATATTGATGACGTAAGTGcgcttttggttgttgtttttttcttcttcttcttttggccTCCAAGATGTCACCTCaactttgctcttttttttttttttcttttgcagatCTAAAGACTTccacatgcacacatacattACACGCGTTTATCCAACGGGGGATATTTTGAGCCGCCTATTCAAAAAACTTGTTTTATAGAATGCCCTGTAGAAATCGTCAGTCTGTTTCCATTTCCATCATGTAGACGTGTTTGTTGAATGTTGAcacaatggagaaaaaaaaattgttttttttgtttccacttcaacatttttcttcttcttggtttCCTCCTGCGTTTCTTCGGAGGAGCGTGTGACTGCGAAAACGTttaaatcctttaaaaaaaaaaagtgtatttatattaatttcaCGTCTGTTGGAATTGAAGAAGAATTTCAGAATCTTTGGATTCACCAATAAACacataaaccatttttttttgccctcccccattttattttgtcttcCTTCCATATGCATGACGGCTTCACTCACTTCATATTTACTGTGACTTCTTTGTATGCAACAGCGCATGAAGGTAACATCATCTACAATTAACACTGTACATcaatataagaacatttaaaaatgacttgataacattaaaatatataGCATATACAAAAGTTGCACCTAAATGTTCCtttagctaaattacttgcgttcGTATAAGGTAAATTAAAACCTCCTTGCGCTGTTGTAGACATTCCGACAACCTCAAACAAAAACTTCCATGACTGACATGTCTTTACCCCGGCCAGAGGATTGCTGCTGTTGGCTCTGTTCGGTTCTCACACACCAGGACAACCTCACTCAATCTCACtttatctgtaaaaaaaaaaaaaaaaaagaagtgatttATGGACTACgtgtacgttgttttttttcccccctcctttACCCTGCTTGGCAAGTTGGACTGCGCCCCCTTCAGGATCAGAGTGGACTGCACTTCCGTTTTGGAGGCAGTAGCAAGCAGCGACTTTGTGCAGTAACTGAAGACTAAAATGGTCCATATGTGACGGCTAGGTGTCTAATAAAACATCTGAACTCCAATCAGCtcagaattttgtttttttaaatcacgaaaaagacatttttcagGTATATAAATGTCCTATTTCATTTTCAAGACAGGCAATTTGCCGAGTCACCTATGAAGTGGTAAAATATGTTTTGCCACAGTAATTTATTCCAAACTGGAGACGTTAtttttcacggcaaaatagaACATCTCACAGTAAGACATGGGAACAAGCATTTTGGCGGTCAGGGCACGCGAGTCCGTACGTAGACGTGACGTCATCGCGTACAAGCCCCATCTAGCCGACGTGGTGACGTCACAATGCCGCCAGGGGTTTTGCATGCTGACGCCGGCACGTGTGCCAAATGAGAACACGTGAGGAACAAACGTGTCGAATTCGAAGCGTATCACTTGGACATTTTATTACGGTTGTTATCGTTTTGTGATTATTATCCAACGTTCAAGTCTATATTTGGTTGCTAGGTGTTTCTACTAGGTCGTTAGGTGACTGGACGAGTGACGTACGTTGAATGAATATGCAAATGAGGCCCGTGGTGACGCGCTAACTTAAcactagtaataataatagccCACATTGAGGTGGAGTGAAACTATGACAAAAATGTGGcactccttgttttgtttttttaacatgtgaGTATCAATAGTGTCGTTAGCACTGATTGCTAAGCTAAATTACAGACAGCTGATGAGTGATGGGAAACGGACCGGaagtcctccctccctcctccatccatctatccctCTCTCCTCTTCCTAGCATCCCTCTCTCCTCCTCCCTCTTCCATCCTGAGTCATCTGAGTGCTTCCGAATTGTTGTTGGACTAGGATCTGGCTCAGCTCATCATCATGACCGAAGTGGTACCGACTCATCCTGCTGCTTTGACAGGTcacttcttctatttcttccTTTCAGAGCCATTTCAAATGCACAAGAAGTTATGGGAATCTGATTGAGCATTTCTTCCCTGTCCTGCACAAGGTCCGCCCATGGTGCACTGTTAAAATGACTGTATCTAACCAtagccatgttttttttccccactactACTGCGACTTTTGACATACTAGTACATGGATGTTATGCTAATGCTCAAATGACTTTCAGGCATTTATTCTATATTCCTGACATGCACATACTAGTACGGCTACTCCCATTGCAAGACTGTGCTTTTTGACAACTGTATGCAGGTTTGCCTCACTAGTAACTTGTAGTCCCACTATTATGCCAAAGTCGCACTAGTATGCCGAAGAGTCATAGAGTAGTGGGGAAATATCAGTAGTAAACACCCATGtagtgaggacaaagagtgtactagtacatggaccttaaGATATACATCAAAGAAATGGTGAAATAAACCACCACCATACCATAAATGGATATTGCCATTTCTGGAGAAACTGTAGGCTATATGAATGttgaattaaataatataatatttagagtaaaatatgtttaaaaaaacgattTGGGGCTTTTATTTAGATAGTTTTGGGAATTGGATTGAGCTGGATAGTTTGAGGTTGGAATATTTTGATTCACTCATAAAATAATGTGGAAACTGGAGGTGTGAATATATAATTTCAggcttttattttaatcattttgggCATTGTAATGAGCTAAGcagattgaagttggaatggttttttAATTGGTAAAACCGTGCAAATTGGAgctcagtatttaaaaaaaaatggaattttgGGCATCAAATTTCTGATCctcaggcttttattttgaaaatgtgataaTGTGATGGCTTGAATTAGCTGTACATGCCGAAGTTGGTGTAAACGGGTGAAGAAATATTGAATGAGGAAGAAATCTTGTGGAATATGTCTTAACATGGGAATTTGATTGTGAAAGATGTGcaatttttatgacagaaaccattaatataacatagcAGCTGACAACTGTGCAACCGTGTACAATAATCTGGAGCAGTTCACATGAATCAATATGCGTCGAACAACACGACAAAGACATGTCAAGAAAATACGTCATCATCAGAAGTCCATCATCCATGCTTTCATGGGACCTCTCAGGCTCTATgttgattaattaattgcatgTTTCACATGTGTGCGTGAACTCTGGCGGTGTGGGTCCGCAGTAACGAAGGCTCGGGTCACGTTTTCCTCTCCAGAGCTTATGTTCTATATTTACATCTGTGCCTCCCCTTCCAGCACAGTGAATCATGTTgtccaccacaaaaaaaaaaaaatattacagctCTGCCCCCACCTCCTGCGTCCCCGCTGACCAATAGGAAGGCATCTCCTTGTCGCTCACCATCCAGCCACAGGAGCCCCACAGGTCAGTTTTGACCATTTTGAAGTCCAGTCCGTTGTTTGTCCACATATACCCTGACATTGCCCCGCGACCAATCCACTGTTTGTCTATACTATACGTGCTCTCATGTTGCAAATATTACATAACAATACGTTGCAATATATTGAGGAGTGCGGtttgtgcgtgtgcgcatgTTGGCGTGGGCGCGCAGAGCTGTCGGAGGCACTGCGGGACAAAGATCGGCGCGCTCAACAGCAGCTGGAGCGCAGCGGGCAGCAGCGCGAGCGCAAGATGGCGGCGCAGAAGCGCAAGGAGCAACAGCGCCGCCTAGCGGCCGAGGAGAAGAGGCGGCGGCAGCAAGAGGCCGAGAAGGTCAGAGGTCACTTTTGATCTTCGTACTTGACAGCATTGACTGATATGATGGTCAACAAAATCCATGCTTGCATCATCATTTGAAGAGATATGACCTCCTCACATGTAAACCCGGGCACGTCTTGCATCAACCACGACGACACACTAGTTGAGAGGAGGGGAAGGACAAAACCAAATGAGTTTCGAAACAGCCGGGTGGCGTGCGATGGGTTAACGAGCGCTTGAGGCCATCTGGTCCTCAGGGAGCTCTTTTGTTGATTTAGCGCATTGCTTGGTGAGCTTGCATCCGCCACCGGCCCCTCCCACTCCCTCCCCccgttgtttatgtttatgacaTCATGATTGGTGCCCATGGCGAACAATGACATCAGCGTCGACGTATCGTGTTTACGGGAATTTGACGCCCATTTGATGTTTTGatctgcacctttttttttttttttgataaaggaAGACAACAATAGTAACATCTGTTTTTAgataaaaacagcttttttctattgtctattttatttttaaacaaaatctagACTATTTGGTACATTTAGAAGCATATACCATGTTAGAGTGGTATGAAGGAAGGgagaaagaaacaaagaaagggataaaggaaggaaggaagagaaAGAGGATGAAataaggaagaaaggaagggaGAAAgtgataaaagaaagaaaaaggatgGAATGAGGGgaggaaggaagaaaaagagAGGAACAAAGAAGGATGGAAGGAAGAAAAAgagaggaagaaagaaagaaagaaaaaggaaggaggggaggaaggaagaaaaagagggagaaggaaggaaagaagaaaaatagaTAAAGATAAgaaagatggatggaaggaagggataaaagagaaaaaggaaggaagtaagcgataaaaaagataaatggagggaatgaaggaaggaaagaaagaagggaaaaaaatacggAAGAAAAAGGgaggaagaaagaaaggaaagatagatgaaggaaggaagagagaaaagaggaagaaagaggaaagaaaaatgtgagggaaaaagggaaggaaggaagggggaaaagaggaagaaagataaaagatggatggaaggaagaaagggagaaaagagaaaaaaggaaGGATGTAATTAAGGAAGGGAGAAAAAGAgaggaagaaagaaaggaaagaaggatggaaggaaggaacaaagggagaaaagaaagaaagatgaaagaaaacagaggaagaaaaaggaTGGAAGGATATAGAtgtgctactcatgttgtccttgggggctaactagtaccttctggcactgttttttttttttttttttttttttttttttaggacaatgTAAATGAATCAACATGGCAAAAAGGCATCCTTGTAAATACGCCAACGTTAGCACTGTTACTCCTGCTTTTTTTCCTctgctcacccctcccctctctgctCAGTCAAGATGGAGAAAACCAAAAAATTAAAAGCATCTTGCCTCGAGTAACTTCAAAGGGGGCGGCTCGTCTCGTGATCTTTGCAAGTAGACAATCAGATTGCAGCGGGGGTTACCAGCTTCctcaaaaaggaaaaattaCAAGTTAttgaaatcttgactttttaaaacgtTAAAACTGTAAAACTGCTAATGGACCCATGAGGACGTTACATTGTCGGAGAACATTACTCCGTGAAAATGTTGCATATGTGGATGTCACATGACTGAAGATGCTTCCACTCAAGGGAGGAAGGTAAGGTGATGGGAGGGGGCAGAGCCGGGGGGATGGGGGGAGGGGCAAAAAAGAGAGAGGAAGTGAGCGAGGCGTGCCGCTCGCTCACTCGCTCGCTCTGGTGTCAAAGCATCGAGTTTGACGCCAAGGCAGCGCGGCGGTGAAAAGTGGGCGAGGCGGCTGCTCGGATGCGGTTGCCATGGCGCAGCTGTCACCCTGCGCATCGCCGGGCCTGCGTCGCCGTAGCGACGGATCCGTCAGGGAGTGTCTCTTCTTCCCCGTGTCGGAACGCAACGAGCAGGAGCGGCTGGAGGCCCTGGTGCGGCGGAGAGCCGGGTGCGGCAGCGGGCAGCgcagaggaggaggcggagaagGAGGGGAGCAGCTGGACAACCGGCCCAAGCGGTGGACGTGGGGCGGGCCGCCGGATGGAGCGGAGGGTGAGTGACACTGCCCGCCGGTTGGAGGTCAGCAAGGAGACAaaagatggaggaggaggaggaggaaagggTGTGGAGGCTGCGACGCAGGAGCTGCTTtgtctccttctcctcctcctcctccttttttttcgCCTTGGAAATATGCCACAGGTGCGCGTTGCATGTAACCTTGAACGCAACCTCGTCATGTCAACATTTTCCTTCGTGTTACTTACCACAAAACAAACATCCGTGTCACATGACGCTCTCGTCAATAATTGATTGGTCCTGGCGCTGACCTGCCATTGGACCCACCCAGCCGGCCCCGGCTCACTGCAGCACAGGCTCGCTCTGCCGCCATTACATGCGCTTTTTTTTGGCTGCTGGGATGGTTGCAAACTGCTGTGTTGCGTTCGACGCTCCTCACGCAAACATCCAACCACCTCCTCGCCTTTTTTGCCccgcctcccacattccaaaaacattccaTGTGACGTTCAATCAAGACTCCAAATCGTCTTTCGGTGCGAATGTGACTGGTCCTGAACATGCCACAATATGTCCTTGGCTTCTGATTTCAAATTGATAAGGCCATTATAACGATAGCGGCCGTCAGATCTGGAAAAAGGCCATAGACGTGtaaagatgatgtcatcattgtTGAGATGTGTCATCCGATGCTGCATTttaggaaggtgggaagtcggacttttcccatCTTCATACCAGGAAGTATGCAAAACCCGAAGTGTaaagtcgggaaaaaaaaaaaaaaaggatccacCTTTACCGACCGGTTTAAATCTGACATCACTCGACGACAACAAATTCCGCAGAGGCAAAAACTGTGAATGGAAAAACATCATTGACACactatatgtacagtattataacattaatttagttttttgaaaaaaataacttaacAACAACCAACAATCTATTGGAATCAGCCgtatttgttgtttacatttgccgcAAAAAGCTTTGAGGTCGGAATTGGGAGAATCCACGTGGGATGTAGCCGACtttcccaccttcctcgaatgcagcatgagcACACTGTCAGTGTTTGGCCGCCATTTTGAACGTGGCTGTGAGGAATTGGACAAGGAGACTTGGACAT
This genomic window from Festucalex cinctus isolate MCC-2025b chromosome 20, RoL_Fcin_1.0, whole genome shotgun sequence contains:
- the eif1axb gene encoding eukaryotic translation initiation factor 1A X-linked b is translated as MPKNKGKGGKNRRRGKNENESEKRELVFKEDGQEYAQVIKMLGNGRLEAMCFDGTKRLCHIRGKLRKKVWINTSDIILVGLREYQDNKADVILKYNADEARSLKAYGELPEHAKINETDTFGPGDDDEIQFDDIGDDDEDIDDI